From Vicugna pacos chromosome 6, VicPac4, whole genome shotgun sequence, a single genomic window includes:
- the TIPIN gene encoding TIMELESS-interacting protein yields MVEPQESDLIDLPDYERIEDETFPPFPPPASLEREGGDGAEPDEESGRGAPVPVPPKRTVKRNIPKLDAQRLISERGLPALRHVFDKTKFKGKGHEAEDLKTLIRHMEHWAHRLFPKLQFEDFIDRVEYLGNKKEVQTCLKRIRLDLPVLHEDFISNNDEVGENNDHDVSATELDPFLTNSSESAKFASESSRSLTEEQQERIERNKQLALERRQAKLLSNSQSLGNDLLMNTPSAQTAEGGNPGEDQEEEESDGFNRDLDSPHVDNAADPVNEEEELKIEKTQLDQSC; encoded by the exons ATGGTAGAACCACAGGAGAGTGACTTGATTGACCTACCAGATTATGAGCGTATAGAAGATGAGACTTTTcctcctttcccacctccagcctctctGGAGAGAGAAGGTGGTGATGGTGCTGAACCAGATGAAG AGTCGGGGAGAGGAGCACCTGTGCCTGTACCGCCAAAGAGAACAGTTAAAAGGAACATACCCAAGCTGGACGCTCAGAG ATTAATTTCAGAGAGAGGGCTTCCAGCATTAAGGCATGTGTTTGATAAGACAAAATTTAAAGGTAAAGGTCATGAG GCTGAAGACTTAAAGACGCTAATCAGACACATggagcactgggcacataggctGTTCCCTAAGCTGCAATTTGAAGATTTTATTGACAGAGTTGAATACCtgggaaataaaaaggaagtcCAG acctGTTTAAAACGAATTCGACTTGATCTCCCTGTTTTGCATGAAGATTTTATTAGCAATAATG ATGAAGTAGGGGAAAATAATGACCATGATGTATCTGCTACCGAATTAGATCCCTTTTTGACAAACTCATCTGAAAGTGCAAAGTTTGCTTCTGAGTCAAGTAGGAGCCTAACAGAAGAACAACAAGAGAGAATTGAGAGAAATAAACAACTGGCCTTGGAAAGAAGACAGGCAAAGCTCCTGAGTAATAGTCAGTCCCTAGGAAACG ACTTGTTAATGAACACACCCAGCGCACAGACAGCAGAAGGGGGTAATCCAGGTGAGGATCAAGAGGAGGAAGAATCAGATGGATTTAACAGAGACCTAGACAGTCCACATGTTGATAATGCTGCTGATCCTGTAAATGAAGAGgaggaattaaaaatagaaaaaacacaaCTGGACCAATCCTGTTAA